The Methanothermobacter sp. genomic sequence ATGGAACTCACTTAAAAATCAAAATATAAGTAGAATAGAAGACGTTATAGCCAGAATAACTGAAATTGAAGATAATGCGACATCTTCACTTGAAAACATTTTCCCCATACACCCATATACTGCATACATAGCGACTATTATTGCTCGTCAAATTGGGTCCACTGAAAGGAGCATATTTAAGTTCCTATATGATGATGAAAGTGGTTTTAAGGCCTTCTTATCCAACGATGTGACAGAGAGACCATTTTTAACTGCAGATCATTTGTGGGACTTCTTCTTTAAAGATTTTGAAAGAATTGAAAGTGAAAAGGTGTATTCTATCATTGAACGATATAAATTATACCAGGAAAAGATTGATGGACTTGGAGAGAACTATTCTGCTATTTTTAAAGCGCTACTACTTCTGAACCTTATATATCGTCTTGTTGAATTAGGGGAAACACCGATATTAAAACCCGAAATGAAAAATATCTGCCATATATTCAAGGGTTATTTAGAAGAGGATACTATTAAGGAGGTTTTAGAATACATAGATAATGAAAAGATAGTAAACAAGAATCCTGATGGAATGTTTCTTATCTCTACTTCAACATTACCCTACGAAGAGGTAGAGAGAGAAAAGGAGTCCCTTAAAGAGACTTATAACAAAGTATCAATTGTTTTAAGTGATCAGCATAAAAAGGAATTACTAAACAGTATAAATGCTTTGAGGGAAGTTGAGACCCATATTTTTGACTTGCCTCCAAATAAGTTTAATCTACATTCCAAGCTTGAAAATGCCTTTAGTAAACACCATGCTGTGCAAATCGCATTGTTTTTGGGATTAGATGGAACAGAGATAAACAAGATTGAGTCTTATTTAAGCGAAGCATCTAAAGAGGATCATCTACGAAATAAATTGTTAGTTGTAAGTAAAAATGAACTTGGCGAAGAAAACTTTGATAGATTTTTAGAGTATAAGGCAAGGAGCAATATCGCTGCTAGGCACAACTATATGGATGATAAAGAGGAAAATGAGAAATATGCCAAAAAGATCATTGATAAGTGGATTAGTGAAATACAAAACGATTATTTAACCTGTTTCTTTAATGGAAATGAGTATCCTCAAATATTTTCAAAATTCGGAAACTTTATAGAGGATTTCCTCTCAAAGGAAATTTTTACCCATGGACTCGAAACGGTTAACTCAAAGCAAAGTAAGAACATTTGGAAAACTCAAAGATCTCCAAAAACAGCAGAAATATTTTTATTCGCGGAAAATAGGGATGATTTAGAAGAAAAAACTAAAGATGGCGCCAATAAGCCCCTGAGACTCATATTAAAAGACCATAATGAGAATTATATAGTTGATAACGATCTTAATTTTAAAGTTGATGTAAACAGGGAACATCCGCTTATTGTAATGGATAGAGAAATAGGGAAAGCAATCGAAAATGAGGGCGACGGTGTCTTCAATTTGGGCGATGTACTCAAATTCTTGTCGAAACCACCCTATGGACTATATAAATCTAAAATTAACATAGCAGCCCTATCATTTTTAATGAGAAAATATGTTGACCAGTTATTCGAAGCGGGATCTGGGATACAAGTTACCAAAGAGCGAATGAGGGATAAAGTCATTGAAATATTCGAATACTGGGAAAACAATAGAAACAGAGAGAAACTTAATGTTCGATGCGGTTCTGAAGATGAAAAGAAATTGATTAGATTATTATCTGATATATTTGACCTTGAGGACATTACTAGCCTAAATGAGGTTAAATGGAAAATCAAGGAATGGGTTAAAGAACGAGATACTCCCTTATGGCTCTTTAAGTGCGGAGAGTCTAATCAGCCTGAGAAGTTTGAAAAGATATTTAACCTGATTTTTGAATTTACGAGGTCTAACGATACCGAAATAAACTCGGAGAAAATAGGGAGGATCCTCACTGAAATAGAAGGTTTTGAACTTGATCTTAAGAGCCATATACAAAAGGTTTTATCGCAAAAAGAAGATCTTTGGACCTTTGTATTCAGAAAATGGCTTAAATCACACCTAGAAGAAAATGGAGATATAATAATAAATTACTATGAAATAATGGACTACCTTAAGCATCATATGCAGGAGGATATAGGGTCCTGGGAAGAGAAGGATGTTAAAGATAAGGTTAAAGATTGGTATATAAGGACCGTTACCCATCCCCCTAAGCCTTCGGAACCTCCAAAGTCCTCAGAAACTGAAACTGAACCCGAGCCTGAACTGCCTGAGAATGAAATAAAAAAAATAAAAGATAGGATTAATGAGCTAGACCCTGAAAAATTGAAGAATATACTCCGAAGGCTCGTGGATGAGAATCCTTCAATTATAGGTCCATTAAGAAGATTAATGGGGGAATAAGGCATGCATTCCAACCTGAAAGAGTTTAACTCTTTCAATGATCTTTTTTTGGAGATTGAGGAGGACAAAAACTCTAAAAACAGGTACCCTGTTAGATTCATTTTTTTGAATTCATTTGAGGAATTAAATGAAGTAATCGAACATTTAAAAAATTTTTCAGATGTTGTATTCCTTGATTCCCTGCTGGATAACATGCAGTGGCTTACAAAGGATAGTATCCTCCTGGAAATAAAGAATAAGTTGAAGGAGGATTCAAGGCTTGTAATTGTTCCTCTTTCAGAATTCCTCAGGTTCACCCCAACTAATGACTTTTATGGTCTTCTAAAGGCCTTGTCTGAAATAGAGACCAATGATTACTCGAGAATATACATTCCCCTTGTCGGACTTTATAAAAGATTTAAGAAGGAGTTTATTGATGAATTCTACAGAAAAGACGAATGGGCTCCCATCTGGAAGCTTATTGGGGATATAGAACCTGTTACGATATATCATGCTACATTTAATTTTGATGATACGCTGCAGCTCCCAGAATTTGAAATAATCAAAAATACGACGGACTGGTTCAACTTATGGAGAAATCCAGGAACTCTGAAGGTTCTTTCTTTTTCAAAGGTTATTCAGGTTTTTCATTCTAAATGGCTTCCTGACGAAATATTTAACTTAAAAATTATAAAGAATCAAAAGGAGTTCGTCGAGACAATATTTGGTGAAAAATTTGAATTGCCTTTTTATGAAAAAGATTCTAATTATTGGAATAGACTTATCAAGATATTCAATAAGAGAGGTGTTGTAAGTACGACATCTTTGATTAAGGATCATTTTAATATTATGGATTTGAATAAATTAAAGGCCGCTGATTTTGTGGAATACTTCTTAAGTGAACCAGACAAATTTTATAAGTGGATCTTAAAGAATTATGTTTCACAATTTTTAGAGGATAAAATATATCTAAAACACTGCTTTACCAAAATGGATGGCCTAGAAAATAGTGAACTAATTGAATTACTTTGGCTTGAAATATTCGGCCTTGAAAACATTGAAAGCTTCTATCTTGAGAGGAAAGAGATATTAAAAAGGATTCCGAAGATAGATGAGAGTAAAATTAAAGGTGCTTTGGAAAGGATCAAAGATCTTCCTCTAAAAGATCAGACACCTTATATTACGGGAATATCCACAGCCGAAAAAGAATTTGTTATAAATAATGTCATGGAAATGGATTTAGGATCCATTAGACATCATCTAAAGGACTGTTTTCCTGAACTCTACTCTTATTATGGTTGGGATAATTTAAAGCCCATATTGAATTCTGATGGATGGTTATTAGAATATTTCAAAGAGTACAATATGTGCAAAATTAGGAATGATTTCTCGGAAAATTTAAAATCACTTATTGAAGAAAAGAATAAAGACAAGAATTCCTTTTTTGATTGGTTTTATACTATTGAAAAGCCCAAAATAGATCCAAATGGAGTTAATTATTGGATTGATGGTCTGGGTGCCGAGTGGCTTCCATTTGTGTATTATTTGCTAGATGAATATCTAGGCGAAAACTATTTAGTTGAAGCACAAATTTGTCGCGTTGATTTACCAAGCATTACAAAATGTAACAAATATCCTTTTGAGAAATTTGGGGATCTAGACGGCTATATACACAATAACCATTATAAACATCCGAAAACGTTAATAGAAGAACTTGAAATAATTAAACAGATCATAAAGAAAATTAAAGATGAAATCACCATTAACGACCATGGGGTTATCAACATCTACTCAGACCATGGGTTTAGCTTTTTGACTTTAAGTAAGTTTAATGATAAAATTCTTGATTTTGATGATGCCCAGCATGAGGGCAGATACCTCTGGATGGATAATAATGAGGACTTGAATGATAAATATTATATAACTTTAAAGTCTGAATGCTCCGATAAAAACGTTTTAGTGGCATTAAAGCATGTTTCGTTATCTAATGTACCATCTAGGGAGACACACGGAGGCGCAACTCCTGAAGAAGTTCTAGTTCCATATTTCAGAATAATAAAGGCTGGAGAAGAAGTCACTTACACCCTTGAAACAGCTGAATTAGATGCTGAT encodes the following:
- the pglZ gene encoding BREX-4 system phosphatase PglZ, translating into MEIEEDKNSKNRYPVRFIFLNSFEELNEVIEHLKNFSDVVFLDSLLDNMQWLTKDSILLEIKNKLKEDSRLVIVPLSEFLRFTPTNDFYGLLKALSEIETNDYSRIYIPLVGLYKRFKKEFIDEFYRKDEWAPIWKLIGDIEPVTIYHATFNFDDTLQLPEFEIIKNTTDWFNLWRNPGTLKVLSFSKVIQVFHSKWLPDEIFNLKIIKNQKEFVETIFGEKFELPFYEKDSNYWNRLIKIFNKRGVVSTTSLIKDHFNIMDLNKLKAADFVEYFLSEPDKFYKWILKNYVSQFLEDKIYLKHCFTKMDGLENSELIELLWLEIFGLENIESFYLERKEILKRIPKIDESKIKGALERIKDLPLKDQTPYITGISTAEKEFVINNVMEMDLGSIRHHLKDCFPELYSYYGWDNLKPILNSDGWLLEYFKEYNMCKIRNDFSENLKSLIEEKNKDKNSFFDWFYTIEKPKIDPNGVNYWIDGLGAEWLPFVYYLLDEYLGENYLVEAQICRVDLPSITKCNKYPFEKFGDLDGYIHNNHYKHPKTLIEELEIIKQIIKKIKDEITINDHGVINIYSDHGFSFLTLSKFNDKILDFDDAQHEGRYLWMDNNEDLNDKYYITLKSECSDKNVLVALKHVSLSNVPSRETHGGATPEEVLVPYFRIIKAGEEVTYTLETAELDADISNPVVTFRLSPVPTKIPEALIENKTLVVENRGDGYYQVDLSQLGDLRPQLYKIKLKINKQTLDLRVNLKGGFRERELI